From the Lytechinus variegatus isolate NC3 chromosome 5, Lvar_3.0, whole genome shotgun sequence genome, the window cccttgacacagcgtgaaaacaagcatttttgCGCAAACTGATATCTGTGAACTTTACAAAAATTGACAGTGCTCACtgaagtgtaacattctgtcaaaacttttactttcattggatagatgagacccaaacccaagattgtatgtgaaaaatcATACAGacattgcatattttttaatttccagggctttttcaaagtgtaaactttcttttgatacgcactgtatatctcCCGTTATTTACCTTCGATCTCcgtctctttctcttttcattcttttctcaCACTTTCACTTTTCCACACAAACTATCAGTCACGTAGACTCGAAACCACACCTCACATGCATACGTCGACAAACACACCCACTCCCTCACATGAACACGCAtacccacacacaaacatactatctctctctctcttctctccctttctcgCTTTCTTTCTCATCATCTCTtcactctctatctctctttctcttcctctcttttctttttatgttcCATTATCATGATAACCTTAATGACTTTCTTGTACTATCTATCACACACATCTGGTCGTTTTGCCAGCCTCCAATCTCATTTCATAACCAAACTTATAAAGTAGAGAATCAAACATGATCATGCATATCCCGAATTTCTAACATAGGATATTTATGAATTACTGATAATATCCTAAAATATGAATAGATCATTAAAGAGAATAGATGCAGACTCGAGTAAGAGATTGGAAAATAACaaattcacaaattataaaaaataacaaattatttttaaaaatgagacAACCAGACCTGAAGAAAAATGAggccttttaaaaaaaagatcattgaaataaaaaaaaatattaaaatgggaaagaaataggcctatcaAAAAAGCATAATCCAATATGACTGATACTGTTTCTCTTTAACGCAACTGTCTTCATGTGTGATTTATAAGCACTGTTACGCATCTCTATGTGAGAGACTCTTGGAATGGGCTGTCAAAATGCCAAAGCGTGCCGTCAAGAAACGACATTTCACTTTATATATTGCCCCCGGCACATAGCCGTAACCGAGGCAGTGGCGTCGACAACTCGCAATAACCAAAGTGAGCTGTACATTCCTATTCACAAGACTTGAGGGGGGGCATAATGGAAATTAATTCTCTTTGTTactcttctttatttttggcTCATGAGAATTTctcaatttgattttaaaaatggtgTGATAAGGGACAGGAATTACCATACGAAATGTGTTGATTCTAAGAACGTCTTGTTTAACCCGAGACATTTCTTATTAGACACGTGTCCTTTTAATATATGTGTATTTTTGTGATGATAAAATGGCTTTCCATGTTTTAAAGTCTCATATTTGCAGACGTGTcgtaattttcattatttgtcacattttttcttcaccatcggaatttttaaaatcatctATTGTATTCTAACATTAATACACTTGAGCACCAATCTATGCTCCTCGACATTAattttcacatacatgtattcaaaccATTTATTTTAAGTTCACAATTTATCTGCCTTGTGTTAATTCCTCCTGAATTCagatttttaaacataaacttAAAACATTTCTTCTACAAAAATTTTAATTCCCTATACTAAGTTATCTCAGTTCAAACTTTTATTGACAaaattcttattattatatgtTATAAGTTTAAAACTGTTTAAATGATCACACACATATATTGTTTCTCTTCTTGTCTGATTGTAAATTTAACTATTGTTCAGATTTGGTTTATTGTTTCATGTAGTgcatattttctccttttttgcaTTGGAATACTCATGTATACATTGTACTGTATTCTGTAATACCATCTTTACACTGTttgtcttgttctttttttatgccgtgtggaaataaatgaatcaaccaatcaatcaatacaTGAGAAAGTTTGGAAGCATTGCTCAAAGACCCCCGTCAAAATTGATGGGACTGGACGGCACCCCTCCGGATAGAAATTCAATAATCCCTTTTTATAGGCTTAATTAAGTTGTAATGTCCTGAGCCACTGGGTCATATGCACAAAGCTATAGCAATAGCTTGTAAAGTAGTTGTAGCTTGTAAATCGCCATAGCTTGTACATCGCGATGGCGTCATGTGCGTGTACGCGTTTTGATGCAATCTCGATGATATATAGAACATTGACTTTTGGGCTAGCAAAGTGGAAAGGTGCTAGAACATGCAACTGCTAGTTCTGCATGCCCACACGACCCAAGATATAATGGTATAGTGGTTTATTTTGTCTATGAGGATTTGGTAATATGGCTTTGGACCATTCGCCAGGCTAGATATTCATTATGAGAGCTGGACATTTCCACTCGAAATGAAAAACATTCTACAATACGTCGTTTtaaattttgtaaaagcatgACATTTATATCAACTCATTATATTAGCGTCAGTATGCAATACAAAACGTAAAGAGCAGCGGACAAAGCGAGAATAACATTGAATACGCTGGAGGCTATAGCAAATAGAAATGTCAATAATAAGTACATAAGATTGCAATAATACACGATCTTTAATGTCCCACTCACACACATTTTAATGTAAGAAATCAGGCTTCTGGCTATAAGAGTCTAGTCTTTGATCTATGGGTCCGTCTCCATTGCCAAAGGACTGGATACTCGTacgaacattcaagccttgaaATGTTTCAGTATACGGTCATCGGTGCACAGATACGGGTGCACGAAGCACTCAGGTTCGATGTGAATGTCTTCCAGCAGTGTGGATCGATTCTGCCGAGATTTCCGATCACGACTGATTATTGATTTTGTCCATGACAGGCCTCTCCATGGACCATCCTGAAGGAAGAGTCCAAAACGGCCAAAGTATTTGGCTTCCCTGCAAGAGGAATGCCGTTGGAACACACCAAGAACCATATCAAGTTACAAGCGTGACGGTGACAGTTACCTGACCACTTTGAATATCAGCCTCTTGTCACAATTTCTTAAAACGCAGGACCAAAAATAAGAGGAAGATTTTCAAGTCATTCCTCAGTATAGTGACATACCAAATATAATGTTATAAAgttctacattaaaaaaaatatgtatttaccTTATCCATAGTGACAGTACGTGTTATGACACAAGCTGAATTATACAAAACAGAAATTGCAAACGATTCTTGTTGAATTCAACACAATTTGTgcacattttaattgattttttaatcatCTCATGTTTTAAACGAAGATTAATATCTCGCATTCAAACCACCCGAACCAACTTCAGACCCACCAAAGtatcatgaaattttcaaaattataccGTACCATAGGTTGGTTTGGAGTCAATTCTGTTGGTGTGGCAGAGGTATTAAAATGTGCATGGACATAGTGAAGATTTTCCTCATCAGTCACGTGACACATTTATTGTGTCAGTAATACTATTGTGACACGAGCTTTTACATACACGTAgcatcaaaagaaaaatatcacaaaatgatTACTAACTTTACTGCATTGATTACATTAAATATAATTGACAGTAATACACAGAGGAGCGCAAGAGAACATACAAATAAGTCCTGCTTTAGTACTTGTCCTGATTTTGTGACGAatacttttttgggggtggTATGGTGGTACAAAAGCTTTTCTAACAAAGATTCATTATCAGATCTATAGATGGATTTGGATTTAAAACAAGGAATTTCTtccattgaaatgaaatattcacgGTAATCTTGCCCTTTGCAACATCCGACAATGGGTAGTGAGTGCTGGATTCAAGCCCTTCAACCTTCTGACTCCTATTACATATTTAGTATCTAAACTTTctgagtattttttaaaatcatgttcATACGGGTTTTTCGATTGAATAACAGGGGAAATGGAATTACATGACATTCAATACCTTCCCTTTTAATACTCTTCTTTCTTCACTTTTCGCCCTCTTTTCCACCTTGTTCCCCTATTTCACTACTTTAACATTCATAGGGGGTAGTAACTCTACCCCCTCCCCTGTAGAACTGGCTCTGCTCCTTGGCCAGTATTCGAAAGGTCGGGCATGACAGTCATTGTAAAATAGGGCTAATTTACAGCAAAGGACGAGGGGCTTCGGTCGGGTGAAACACAATATTTATGCTCATGTAAAGTGATTACATGGGATAATGCATAATGTTACCACAACAAACATTTCAAAGATGTACGAAGCTTTGTAAGACACGACTGCTTCAGTTTAAAGCTTACAGACGCTTTAATAGCCTTAATAAAATGCAGGAGCGATCTAGACGACAAAAGCATGACCCGCCATGCTGGTCGAGACAAGTAGGGGACGAAACAACAACCAAATATATCAGTACACATTAAATTCGTTGTCATTTCTGTACaatgaaaatgcaaatattCAACTGCTATTTTAGACCAAAACTAGTGATTTTAATACAATAcgatttatatttcattaatcaaacattttgatgATATACTATATGTTATATTTACAGAACGAATAGGAAAATACCCATATGACATTAATTATATATGTTACTGATTTTATCACACAATGCTAGGGTAGTATGTAAGAAGTCATTCGAATCAAAACGTTACAGAACATTTACACTCATTATCATTGTAGAAAGAAGAGATAAGTGATTTGAAAATAGGTTGGTTTAATTTCATGGTGACAACATAAACAAATATGATTAAAACAATCAAATTTTCGCCCGGTATCTCTATAAACGGGAACTTCATTCTAACACGTatcaatttaaaaagaatatcaaaGATGCACGATTTGTTCAGTTAAACCGGAATAATTTATCACTTTTCTggaacaaaacaatgaaatgataGCGgtcacaaaataataatgatcaccCAAAACATGATCAAACATTCACCAATTTGAAATCAATCCAATCGTTGGATTACATTAAATTTCACACACAGAATATTCCGTCTGTTTATCTAAAAAACGAGAATTTTCCTCTATTCGTTTTTTTAAACTCCTCCCTTGTCTGGTAGAAGTTCGTTACTAACCAAATCATCCGTTGACTGGACTCATCAATTAATGAGCAACTCTCCATTTTCGAGCTCTTTCGATGTTTTTTACCGGTCATGCTGCCCGATCGAAATTACACAACTCCCACCCTTTTGCCCCCATTCTAATAAAAGCAttgaaatcattgaaaaaacaacGTGGAACCCCAACGGCAAAACTTCCCTCACTTTAACACCCGAAAGGCTAAAGAGAAGCCTGAAATTGGTCgctaatttcatttccaaagtTCCTCGATCGAATCAAGCCTGATGGTGATTTTTCTCCCACCTTTAGTTCACACCCGCTTATTGTTGAAGGTAAAAGAGGGATGAAgagagaaatatcaaaattacccATTGTTTTGGTTatgagaataaaatacatatttctaCTTTGTATTTCTACTCTGTTTGTACTTTTCGAAATTCCtcataaaataatattgtatACATTTGTATACATTGACCACAATATTGGGTCTGAATCAAATTCAGAATATCGTAATAtcagcaaaaaatatatatttacttcATATGAATTTTTCACTGGAGactgaaataaatcaaaatcatacCCCGTAACAAATTTGCCATATGAAgactttgaaacaaatttccCCATTAATCTGTTTTAGTTGTAGAAATAAAATAGCACAGTCGTAAATGATAGTGTAAACAGTAATTATAGAAGTTGTGCTAACAAGCAATAACGAAACACGTAGCTTCAGGAGTAGTACAACTAtaggagtagtagaagtagtatagaggatgtgttattattgttattcttgTAAATATTAGAAAAAGTGGTAGTTGAGAAAGAAGACGACagcgaagaagaagaagaacaagaagaagaagaaggaaaaagtaagaaaggggaggaagaggagaaggaagaagaaggaagaagacgAGGACGAAAAAGTgataagagtagtagtagtagtagtggtgatggtggtgatagtaAAGGTAGTAGTTAattcaaaagtatttttaaaaacacGGGGAGTTATAGTAAAGGTGCAATAGTTGTAGAAGGACTaaaatttatcatgtttatagtgGTGGTATATTCTTCGtcgtagtagtagaagtagaagtattaGTAGAAGTGTAGTATTTGTACTCAGGATACAGAAGCagcatattattttttcaagccTGAAGCGTTAGTAATGATAGTATTTATGGAATTGGTTGAATAATTAGACATGGTAACAGTAGTTGTGGTAGTAGCAGAAATAAAGCTGCAGCAGTTGCAGGGCGATGAGGAGTAATGGGATAAGTAATCGTAGTAgtgtagcagcagtagtagtttTTGTCAAGTCGTCTTACTTAAGAGATTAGCGAAAATTAAAGCATCAATTGGCagtgaaaaaacaacaaatctCCATTCTCAGTATGTGCAATATACTAGACCAAACGTCTTTAGTATATAGTAGTTATCAAAGTGATTGTTTTATAAGTAAATGGATTGGTATTGATAGCAGCGTTAGGCAAACTAGTGATGAAACTATGAGTGGAAGAGTGTGAACTCTGATAAAAGTATTATTACGAGTGTTGTACAGCAGAAGGAATCTTCAAGAACATACAAATGCAAAAAAGGGTGTTACAGTAATATTTGCATTGGTGGTGGGAGTAGTTGTGCAATATTAGCAATCGTCGtcgaagtagtggtagtagtagtagtagtagtagtagtagtagtagtagaagtagtagtagaagtagtagtagcagaagtagtagtagtagtagtagtagtagtagtagtagtagtagtagtagtagaagtagtagtagtagtagtaaagtaaTAAATATCGAAATAGTAAAATAGTTGTTTAGGAGTATAGAATCATAATAGAAGTATATGTAAATGTAGCAATAGTGATGGTAAATATTAGTATTGGAAAAGTATTACTGATAGTTGTATTATCAGTAGTAGGGAGAAGGGAAATAGTAGTAGATGTAAAGGTAGTAGCGTCAGCAATAgaggtagtagaagtagtagtagtagtagtagtaaaagtagcagTGGGAAGAGTGTAGTCACATTAGAAGCAcagtagaagaaaaaaagtactgGTAGTGGTGGTATATAGTAGATTTAGAAGTCGAAGTTGAAGTAGGAGAGGTTGAAGCAGATGAAGTGGTAGCATCGGAAGTAGTACTACtagcaatagtagtagaagtaggaggagtagtagtagtagtaagagaagtagaagtagaagtagtagtagtagtagtagtagtagtagtagtagtagtagtagtagtagtagtagtagtagtagtagtagcagtagtagtagtagtagtagtagtagtagtagtagtagtagtagtagtagtaaaagtagtagtagtagtagtagtagtagtagtagtagtagtagtagtagtagtagtagtagaaaaagattaacatgatgatgatgatgatgatgatgataatgatgaagaagaagaagatgatgatgatgatggattaGCAATAGTACTAGGAGAAatagtagtagaggtagtagtgttatagcagtagtagtagtagtagtagtagtagtaacagtagtagtagtagtagtagtagtagtagtagtagtagtagtagtagtagtagtagtagtagtagtagtagtagaaggagGAAAATAGTATATAAGTATAACTTGCAGATGTCGGCGTTGTTGAAGCAGTAGGTGGTTTTCCATTTAAAATCGTAATTAAAAAGGATTGTGAAGAAAATACTAGTAAGATACCCTTCtatattttaaaatgattttacagCTGAAGTGGATTAAATTTGGGGGGAATGGAAAGCGgtctttttctccttcccaattTTCGCATTAGCTTTCGGATTCTCTTAAAGCTATCTTTTCAATGGAAAGAAGTTGAATAGTTGTTTACCATTCGTGCGATCCATTAAAAGTCAGAGAAAGAGAGTGTATTTAATTCATTCCTTTCATTCCAAGTCGCTATAACCCTGATTAAATCCGAAAAAAAATTCTATCAATTGTAGACGCAATCATCCAATTTCCAGATCGCACCTTTATAAGAAGATTGCAGTATTTTGTTACTGTAATCATGGGTTTAAGAATAAGTGCTTAACAAAGAAAAACTACAACATAGGAGCGCATAATATTTGTCATCTTTTTACCTGAAGATTAGTGAAATCTGAAATTCTAATGGGCTTTTGCATCTGTTCCCAGTAACAATAGGTTCTGGTAAAAGATAATATTACATCAATCATTGATGACGTCCTGGTGTTGTGAACGACTCCTTCAGTCGAGTTTGTGAATGCTTTTCTGCATAGGAACCTTCTTTCCAATGactgaattttcaaaaatacagATTATCAATTCACATTGTTTCGAAATAAATAACGTCACTCAACTGACAAATACAATGAATCATGGAATAACAAGTTATTCTATAATTTAtactatatatatgtatatacatacgaaggaaaatatatagataaatgCTACATATTTTACAGTTCATTATAATGCAATCTTAAATAAACGATTACTTTAtaactttatatatataaatatcctTTTTTAACAATGGCTAGGACTATTAATTTGACAGAAAACGGAGTATATTTCAATACATTAGATCTGTATGCATTTTTTTCGAACCTTTACACTCTACTGAATTTCTAGAAGTAATAAGGATTTTAATTGCCAAAGTGCAGTTTTGTTATTAAAGATATTTATGATTCTATTCAAGATGCTTCAGATCGTAAATCATGTGTTGAGCCATACAGATTCATTTACCTTTTCTCGGTTTGAAAAACGGTTATGTCGAATCGATGATCGGTGGTGGTagtaaaatttactttaagGTGCAAAAACCTGCTTTCGAGATGACTTCACGAATTAGGCACTATCTTGAACATCTCATATTCCCTGAAGAAGGAAAGGTGTTCCATGATCTCTGTCTGCGTATCATATTATGCTTTTGTTTTACACGTCTAAATCTCTGCCTGTACAAGAAAAGTTTAATTGGTGAATCAGGTACTGAAGGTGTAGGTTTGTATCTTGGGTGAATTCTCACTGTAGCCATCACTACCGAGTGTTGTCGATGGTGCAATGGTTGGGCTGGTGGTGTACTCGTTGTGAACGTTGTGCAATCGCATGGTGCCCCCGCGCGTGTAGGTACTGCTGTCGCGGCAACGGCTCCGGTCGAACTTGCTTGCTTCGGGGAAGCACCAGGGGCACATGTCTGCCAGGTTCTTCTTAAAGTTCTCACCGATGAACGTGTAAACAAGCGGGTTAAAGCAACTGTTGCTGTAACACCAGCAAATGGCAATGGACCAGGTCACACGAACGGCTGTACTATGGGTCCAACCAATGGCTTGCCATATCTGCATGATGTGAAACGGCATCCAGCAGACAAAGAATACCACAATGACAGAGATGGTTAAGATTGAAACTCTCTTGGATGCTCTCTGAGCTGCACTACATGCACCGTCAGACCTCAAGGGTAGGTTACTACGTAACATTTTGTACAACAGCGTGGTATACGCCATAAGAATTACTACGAGGGGTAGCAAGAAGCCTAAGACCAGATTGAAATAAGCATAGAAATGTGCTTGCCTGTCTGAGATATCCACGGTGTAGCAGCTGGTCACCCCATTATAAGTCTTGGTGTTGTAGAAGAGGAAGGTAGGTAGAGTGAGCAGGATGGAGAGCACCCAAACTAATCCACAGAAGATCCTGGTCTTGTTCTTGGTCCTGTACCGTATCGATGATAGGGGATACACCACCGCGATGTACCGATCCGCACTCATGAAAGTTAAAGTGTAGATCGAAGCAAACTGGTTCACGGAGTCGCAACCAACTATCAGCTTACATAGAAACGACCCAAACGGCCACGCCATTAATGCAGCTTGTACAGCTTGAAATGGCAAAGTCAAGACAAACAGAAAATCCATAATGGCGAGGTTGAGTATGTAGATGTTAGGGATTGTCCTCATGTTGTTGTAGCTAAGGAGAACTATGATGACTAAGCCGTTCCCGATGAGACCTATTAATACGATGATCCCGTAGACTATAGGAATACCAATGGTCATCCACTGCAATTCACCTTTTGGGAATCCCATCATCGTCTGATTCGACATATTCGGCGATTCTAACTCTTCATTTGTCACCATAAGTGATGTACTAAGCTGATATTGTTCCAtctccatgtttttttttcttctaagaGTAGGCctcaaaaatcaaatatatttaacaAACGGACCgccattaaattgaaaaaaaaggatgtcGAATAGTATCTAGTTTTTCTGCCGAAGAATTGTTTGGAGTTCACAAGCTACTGTTAAATCTAGAATAAAAACGCTATCTAAGCGAATTCGTAAATTATTACCT encodes:
- the LOC121415676 gene encoding somatostatin receptor type 2-like produces the protein MEMEQYQLSTSLMVTNEELESPNMSNQTMMGFPKGELQWMTIGIPIVYGIIVLIGLIGNGLVIIVLLSYNNMRTIPNIYILNLAIMDFLFVLTLPFQAVQAALMAWPFGSFLCKLIVGCDSVNQFASIYTLTFMSADRYIAVVYPLSSIRYRTKNKTRIFCGLVWVLSILLTLPTFLFYNTKTYNGVTSCYTVDISDRQAHFYAYFNLVLGFLLPLVVILMAYTTLLYKMLRSNLPLRSDGACSAAQRASKRVSILTISVIVVFFVCWMPFHIMQIWQAIGWTHSTAVRVTWSIAICWCYSNSCFNPLVYTFIGENFKKNLADMCPWCFPEASKFDRSRCRDSSTYTRGGTMRLHNVHNEYTTSPTIAPSTTLGSDGYSENSPKIQTYTFST